A region from the Sandaracinus amylolyticus genome encodes:
- the dnaN gene encoding DNA polymerase III subunit beta: MEARSRRPTRSRSSATACARLSRRRSCARTCGIPRRPRRDASEREEAAPDREKGRRLMDVVIDRRALARALDPVAKVATKKSTMVVLENAHIVARDSVLSLTANETHRAARATAPAKIAKSGEALVSAAAIAAAVAKLGGDEVRLSAADSSLVVSSGSARVRLPTARMDDWPVPPFAATEQGWIELPAQALRDVFAASYAVSSDTSRPHLGGLLLEVEGSARTLRACAADGHRLALHTSKLKEAPAGSFRVVVPSEAISLITKAMGDAERVDVLRGDKLFELRVGALRLSTVLLDDGFPAYDRVIPTGHPTRISAARAELISAIDLAMLASPDGSGGVSLELAAGSLSVKAESAERGEAQSAVAVDQQGPDTRIAVNGVYLRHALNAQVDDVITVELAGDLDPLVVVDAARERLNVTMPMRNA, translated from the coding sequence GTGGAAGCCCGCTCACGAAGACCGACCAGATCGCGCTCGTCGGCAACAGCGTGTGCCCGCCTCTCGCGGAGGCGATCGTGCGCGCGAACGTGCGGCATCCCGCGGAGGCCGCGGCGTGATGCATCCGAGCGCGAAGAAGCGGCACCGGACCGCGAGAAAGGCAGGAGGCTGATGGACGTCGTGATCGATCGACGCGCGCTCGCACGCGCGCTGGACCCCGTCGCGAAGGTCGCGACGAAGAAGAGCACGATGGTCGTGCTCGAGAACGCGCACATCGTCGCGCGCGACTCGGTGCTCAGCCTCACTGCGAACGAGACGCACCGCGCCGCGCGCGCGACGGCGCCGGCGAAGATCGCCAAGTCGGGCGAGGCGCTCGTGAGCGCGGCTGCGATCGCGGCGGCGGTCGCGAAGCTCGGCGGCGACGAGGTGCGCCTCTCGGCGGCCGACTCGTCGCTCGTTGTGTCGTCGGGCAGCGCGCGCGTGCGCCTGCCCACGGCGCGCATGGACGACTGGCCCGTGCCCCCGTTCGCCGCGACCGAACAGGGGTGGATCGAGCTGCCCGCGCAGGCTCTCCGCGACGTGTTCGCGGCGTCGTACGCCGTCAGCAGCGACACCTCGCGCCCGCACCTGGGCGGACTGCTCCTCGAGGTCGAGGGCTCGGCGCGCACCCTGCGCGCGTGCGCTGCCGACGGGCACCGCCTCGCGCTCCACACGAGCAAGCTCAAGGAGGCCCCCGCGGGGTCGTTCCGCGTCGTCGTGCCGTCGGAGGCGATCTCGCTGATCACGAAGGCGATGGGCGACGCCGAGCGCGTCGACGTGCTTCGCGGCGACAAGCTGTTCGAGCTGCGGGTCGGCGCGCTGCGCCTGTCGACGGTGCTCCTCGACGACGGCTTTCCGGCGTACGACCGCGTCATCCCGACGGGGCACCCGACGCGCATCAGCGCGGCGCGCGCGGAGCTCATCTCGGCGATCGACCTCGCGATGCTCGCCAGCCCGGACGGTTCGGGAGGCGTCTCGCTCGAGCTCGCGGCGGGCTCGCTCTCGGTGAAGGCGGAGTCCGCCGAACGCGGCGAGGCGCAGTCGGCAGTCGCCGTCGATCAGCAGGGGCCGGACACGCGGATCGCGGTGAACGGCGTGTACCTGCGGCATGCGCTGAACGCGCAGGTCGACGACGTCATCACCGTCGAGCTCGCGGGAGACCTCGATCCGCTCGTCGTCGTCGACGCGGCGCGCGAGCGCCTGAACGTGACCATGCCGATGAGGAACGCGTGA
- a CDS encoding DNA cytosine methyltransferase encodes MPRGERARRAATLAERRRGHQVDLFDGLAGELVVDNFAGGGGASTGIEAALGRPVDIAINHWPEAIAVHTANHPATQHFVEDVFHVDPREICAGRPVGLAWFSPDCTHHSKAKGGKPRSKKIRGLAWVAVRWAREVRPRVIVIENVEEFLAWGPLDRDGHPIKGRAGETFRAWRRKLESYGYVVDHRLLVAADFGAPTTRRRLFVVARRDGAPISWPVPTHGPGRARPWRIAAEVIDWSLPTPSIFTRSRPLAPATLRRIAEGVRRYVFEAARPFVVKFYGTCTATDIGAPLHTVTAGGGKFALAVPTLIQTGYGEREGQTPRVPGLDKPLGTVVAGGAKHALVAAFLTKHYGGVVGHGLERPIGTVTTQDHHALTTAALAPVADCRADVGAFLRAHGIEPRPIRIGRERYLIGDIGSRMLAPRELARAQGFPEDYVIERGAGGSPLTKTDQIALVGNSVCPPLAEAIVRANVRHPAEAAA; translated from the coding sequence ATGCCGCGCGGTGAGCGAGCACGACGCGCTGCCACGCTCGCGGAGCGCCGACGTGGTCACCAAGTCGACCTCTTCGACGGGCTGGCGGGCGAGCTCGTGGTCGACAACTTCGCGGGCGGCGGCGGCGCGTCGACGGGCATCGAGGCTGCGCTCGGCCGCCCCGTCGACATCGCGATCAACCACTGGCCGGAAGCGATCGCGGTCCACACCGCGAACCACCCGGCGACGCAGCACTTCGTCGAGGACGTCTTCCACGTCGACCCGCGCGAGATCTGCGCCGGCCGCCCCGTGGGGCTCGCGTGGTTCTCGCCCGACTGCACGCATCACTCGAAGGCGAAGGGCGGCAAGCCGCGCTCGAAGAAGATCCGCGGGCTCGCGTGGGTCGCGGTGCGGTGGGCACGCGAGGTGCGCCCGCGCGTCATCGTGATCGAGAACGTCGAGGAGTTCCTCGCGTGGGGCCCGCTCGATCGCGACGGGCATCCGATCAAGGGGCGCGCGGGCGAGACGTTCCGCGCGTGGCGCCGCAAGCTGGAGAGCTACGGGTACGTCGTCGATCACCGGCTGCTCGTCGCGGCCGACTTCGGTGCGCCCACCACGCGACGCCGGCTCTTCGTCGTCGCGCGACGCGACGGCGCGCCGATCTCTTGGCCCGTGCCGACGCACGGCCCTGGGCGCGCGCGCCCGTGGCGCATCGCTGCCGAGGTGATCGACTGGTCGCTGCCGACGCCGTCGATCTTCACGCGCTCGCGGCCCCTCGCGCCCGCGACGTTGCGCCGGATCGCCGAGGGCGTGCGCCGATACGTGTTCGAGGCGGCGCGCCCGTTCGTCGTGAAGTTCTACGGCACGTGCACGGCGACCGACATCGGCGCGCCGCTGCACACGGTCACCGCGGGCGGCGGGAAGTTCGCGCTCGCGGTCCCGACGCTCATCCAGACCGGGTACGGCGAGCGCGAAGGGCAGACGCCGCGCGTTCCTGGACTCGACAAGCCGCTCGGGACCGTCGTCGCGGGCGGCGCGAAGCACGCCCTCGTCGCCGCGTTCCTGACGAAGCACTACGGAGGCGTCGTCGGGCACGGCCTCGAGCGCCCGATCGGCACCGTCACGACGCAGGACCACCACGCGCTCACGACGGCGGCGCTCGCGCCGGTCGCCGACTGCCGCGCCGACGTCGGCGCGTTCTTGCGCGCGCACGGGATCGAGCCTCGGCCGATCCGGATCGGTCGCGAGCGATACCTCATCGGCGACATCGGCTCTCGCATGCTCGCCCCGCGCGAGCTCGCGCGCGCCCAGGGCTTCCCCGAGGACTACGTGATCGAGCGCGGCGCGGGTGGAAGCCCGCTCACGAAGACCGACCAGATCGCGCTCGTCGGCAACAGCGTGTGCCCGCCTCTCGCGGAGGCGATCGTGCGCGCGAACGTGCGGCATCCCGCGGAGGCCGCGGCGTGA
- a CDS encoding AAA family ATPase, giving the protein MGRARRRRRGPRRPAVAARARARGGRVVIRFDAIAARGIGPFRDEIRVDLSSISGRLVAVTGENGAGKSTLLELLAGALYRECPTRGALAALATTRDSFVEVRAVNGAPWTIRQTVDAITGKGESMVLDALGAPALIAGKVREFDGWAAQHLPPREVLFASTLAVQGSAGFVEMKPGERKALLLRVLGIEWYERLAEVARERARDAREAMERAAARRAEVSGACVDVATAEAELRDAERGVEEWAERVRQAQEAARHARAEEARIAALVEAARTAREYRTELDAKLTAARAKVADLEARARNNVALLERTEEIRGAVRRAAELREQLAAADADMLVAAEQARAASAQVEPLAREAREIEARVRVLGDRERRAHDVLRGRDAVRAAAAQVFALEASVETASAAVDVAQRALEEQRERRLAGADDRVATLRAALQSTVNLVDAGASADEIRDVSARTLEQDDAAVRAAREAPAALAAAGDAVRSARENLAHASDTLRVARERASRLPAIEAAERELVDIGEELRTLDGRSRDLDARQRDAGSARASADATANASTAAARAIRAELESLAKVLELVPKLDAAEGRLAELEPQLESARDAVDTLACELEMVPEPAPIPPAPDVRAADEASAAAEERARRAHGAVAVTQRQLEHARATAERLAALDAERADLESELADWTRLAADLGRDGLQAMEIDAAGPELSATINDLLHTCVSSRWTVTIDTTRISADGKRVLEGLEVRVLDTERGREAPVETFSGGERVLIGEAVSLALAMLAARKSGFEGVTLVRDESGAALDPDRSRSYVAMLRRAADQVGASRVLLVSHSPEVVDLCDARIEIAGGKVEVRP; this is encoded by the coding sequence GTGGGCCGCGCGCGGCGACGTCGACGAGGACCGCGCCGCCCGGCTGTTGCCGCGCGCGCACGAGCTCGAGGAGGCCGCGTCGTGATCCGATTCGATGCCATCGCAGCGCGCGGGATCGGTCCGTTCCGCGACGAGATCCGCGTCGATCTCTCGTCGATCAGCGGCCGACTCGTCGCGGTGACAGGCGAGAACGGCGCCGGGAAATCGACGCTGCTCGAGCTGCTCGCGGGCGCGCTCTACCGCGAGTGCCCGACTCGCGGCGCGCTCGCCGCGCTCGCGACCACGCGCGACTCGTTCGTCGAGGTGCGCGCGGTGAACGGTGCGCCGTGGACGATCCGGCAGACCGTCGACGCGATCACCGGCAAGGGCGAGTCGATGGTGCTCGACGCGCTCGGCGCGCCCGCGCTCATCGCGGGGAAGGTGCGCGAGTTCGACGGGTGGGCCGCGCAGCACCTGCCTCCGCGCGAGGTGCTCTTCGCGTCGACGCTCGCGGTACAGGGCTCCGCGGGCTTCGTCGAGATGAAGCCCGGCGAGCGCAAGGCGCTGCTCCTGCGCGTGCTCGGGATCGAGTGGTACGAGCGCCTCGCCGAGGTCGCCCGCGAGCGCGCGCGCGACGCCCGCGAAGCGATGGAGCGCGCCGCCGCGCGACGCGCGGAGGTCAGCGGTGCGTGCGTCGACGTGGCGACCGCGGAGGCCGAGCTGCGCGACGCGGAGCGCGGTGTCGAGGAATGGGCCGAGCGCGTCCGCCAGGCGCAGGAGGCCGCGCGTCATGCCCGCGCCGAGGAAGCCCGGATCGCGGCGCTGGTCGAGGCGGCCCGCACCGCGCGCGAGTACCGCACCGAGCTCGACGCGAAGCTCACCGCAGCGCGCGCGAAGGTCGCCGACCTCGAGGCGCGCGCGCGCAACAACGTCGCGCTGCTCGAGCGCACGGAGGAGATCCGCGGCGCGGTGCGACGCGCGGCCGAACTGCGAGAGCAGCTCGCTGCGGCCGACGCCGACATGCTCGTCGCCGCCGAGCAGGCGCGTGCGGCGAGCGCGCAGGTCGAGCCGCTCGCGCGCGAAGCGCGAGAGATCGAGGCGCGCGTCCGCGTGCTCGGCGATCGCGAGCGCCGCGCGCACGACGTCCTGCGCGGGCGCGACGCGGTGCGCGCCGCGGCTGCGCAGGTGTTCGCGCTCGAGGCCAGCGTCGAGACGGCGAGCGCGGCGGTCGACGTGGCGCAGCGCGCGCTCGAGGAGCAGCGCGAGCGTCGTCTCGCAGGGGCGGACGATCGCGTCGCGACGCTCCGCGCCGCGCTGCAGTCGACCGTCAACCTGGTGGACGCAGGGGCGAGCGCCGACGAAATCCGCGACGTTTCCGCGAGGACGCTCGAGCAGGATGACGCGGCGGTGCGCGCGGCGCGCGAAGCCCCCGCTGCGCTCGCGGCCGCAGGAGACGCCGTGCGGTCCGCGCGCGAGAACCTCGCGCACGCCAGCGACACACTCCGTGTCGCGCGCGAGCGCGCGTCGCGGCTGCCGGCTATCGAGGCCGCCGAGCGCGAGCTCGTCGACATCGGCGAGGAGCTGCGGACGCTCGACGGGCGATCGCGCGACCTCGACGCGCGACAGCGGGACGCGGGCTCGGCGCGCGCGAGCGCCGACGCGACCGCGAACGCGAGCACCGCGGCCGCGCGCGCAATCCGCGCGGAGCTCGAGTCGCTCGCGAAGGTGCTCGAGCTGGTGCCGAAGCTCGACGCGGCCGAGGGCCGGCTCGCCGAGCTCGAGCCGCAGCTCGAGTCGGCGCGCGACGCGGTCGACACGCTGGCGTGCGAGCTCGAGATGGTGCCCGAGCCCGCGCCGATCCCGCCGGCGCCCGACGTGCGCGCCGCGGACGAGGCCTCGGCCGCGGCCGAGGAGCGCGCGCGCCGCGCGCACGGCGCCGTCGCAGTCACGCAGCGACAGCTCGAGCACGCGCGGGCGACGGCGGAGCGTCTTGCCGCGCTCGACGCGGAGCGCGCCGACCTCGAGAGCGAGCTGGCGGACTGGACGCGGCTCGCAGCCGACCTCGGGCGCGACGGACTGCAGGCGATGGAGATCGACGCGGCCGGGCCCGAGCTCTCCGCGACGATCAACGACCTCCTGCACACGTGCGTCTCGTCGCGCTGGACGGTGACGATCGACACGACGCGGATCTCGGCGGACGGGAAGCGCGTCCTCGAAGGCCTCGAGGTGCGCGTGCTCGACACCGAGCGCGGGCGCGAGGCGCCGGTCGAGACGTTCAGCGGCGGCGAGCGCGTGCTCATCGGCGAGGCGGTCTCGCTCGCGCTCGCGATGCTCGCGGCGCGCAAGAGCGGGTTCGAGGGCGTGACGCTCGTGCGCGACGAGAGCGGCGCCGCGCTCGATCCGGATCGCTCGCGCTCGTACGTCGCGATGCTGCGCCGCGCGGCCGATCAGGTCGGCGCCTCGCGAGTGCTGCTCGTCTCCCATTCGCCCGAGGTCGTGGATCTCTGCGACGCCCGCATCGAGATCGCGGGCGGAAAGGTCGAGGTGCGGCCGTGA
- a CDS encoding metallophosphoesterase family protein, translated as MTRIAVIADSHFDEHSRFDECVRVHQWIADDIRERRVDLVLHSGDVFERKSSPRERAAVADWLRSVARFAPVVIVRGNHDAPGDLALFSKLRAQYPIIVEEAAAVHVVAGVAVACLAWPRKAELAARAPDLDPSDALRRVLLGLGQQLAEHSGPRVLLSHAMVRDSRVSTGQPLVGCDMELGVEDLALANADAYALGHIHMPQEWEAASQPTDRPWYEATAPVIYPGSPRRTAFGEVEEKGYVVLDFENHEPVRVTRITTPCARMLLVSATWEAGALRWDGEHQTPDLIGPLEGAEIRLRYTVRADERVAARDAAVRVEADWRARGAVNVKLEDVVVAMNAARAPEVAKARTLEEKLRALWAARGDVDEDRAARLLPRAHELEEAAS; from the coding sequence GTGACCCGCATCGCCGTCATCGCCGATTCACACTTCGACGAGCACTCGCGCTTCGACGAGTGCGTGCGCGTGCACCAATGGATCGCGGACGACATCCGCGAGCGCCGCGTCGATCTCGTCCTGCACAGCGGCGACGTGTTCGAGCGCAAGAGCTCGCCGCGCGAGCGCGCCGCGGTCGCCGACTGGCTTCGATCGGTCGCGCGGTTCGCACCCGTCGTGATCGTGCGCGGCAACCACGACGCGCCGGGCGACCTCGCGCTGTTCTCGAAGCTGCGCGCGCAGTATCCGATCATCGTCGAAGAGGCCGCGGCCGTGCACGTCGTGGCCGGCGTCGCGGTCGCGTGCCTCGCGTGGCCGCGCAAGGCCGAGCTCGCGGCGCGCGCGCCGGATCTCGACCCGTCGGATGCGTTGCGTCGCGTGCTGCTCGGCCTCGGGCAGCAGCTCGCGGAACACAGCGGCCCGCGCGTGTTGCTCTCGCACGCGATGGTGCGCGACTCGCGCGTGAGCACCGGGCAGCCGCTCGTCGGCTGCGACATGGAGCTCGGCGTCGAGGACCTCGCGCTCGCGAACGCCGACGCGTACGCGCTCGGCCACATCCACATGCCGCAAGAGTGGGAAGCGGCCTCGCAGCCCACCGATCGCCCCTGGTACGAGGCGACCGCGCCGGTGATCTACCCGGGCTCGCCGCGTCGCACTGCGTTCGGTGAGGTCGAGGAGAAGGGGTACGTGGTCCTCGACTTCGAGAACCACGAGCCCGTCCGCGTCACGCGCATCACGACGCCGTGCGCGCGGATGCTGCTCGTGAGCGCCACGTGGGAAGCGGGCGCGCTCCGCTGGGACGGCGAGCACCAGACGCCGGACCTGATCGGACCACTAGAGGGCGCCGAGATTCGGCTCCGGTACACGGTCCGCGCGGACGAGCGCGTCGCGGCGCGCGACGCTGCCGTACGCGTGGAGGCGGACTGGCGCGCGCGCGGCGCGGTCAACGTGAAGCTCGAAGACGTCGTGGTGGCGATGAACGCCGCGCGCGCGCCCGAGGTCGCGAAGGCCCGGACGCTCGAGGAGAAGCTGCGCGCGTTGTGGGCCGCGCGCGGCGACGTCGACGAGGACCGCGCCGCCCGGCTGTTGCCGCGCGCGCACGAGCTCGAGGAGGCCGCGTCGTGA
- a CDS encoding ImmA/IrrE family metallo-endopeptidase encodes MESPWLRWEGTAARALERAKVGAPVSAFELAKGLGLEIEAWSGAGAELDADAQVIRVNPRVRLVRRHGLIAHECGHWVLRIEGDDSEKGARYLAGAMLLPRWDFDLDLKRTAWSLLKLRDRHPNASAEMIARRIVEVREAVATIIDNGRVTSRVFTPGLMVEPRLRRVSRWERGLADQALEAGAEVRGDELCYAVPLVDGPWRRVIVVCEAEQLSLRQR; translated from the coding sequence GTGGAGTCGCCCTGGCTGAGGTGGGAGGGGACCGCCGCTCGAGCGCTCGAGCGCGCGAAGGTCGGGGCGCCGGTCAGCGCATTCGAGCTCGCGAAGGGGCTCGGCCTGGAGATCGAAGCCTGGTCGGGCGCGGGCGCGGAACTCGACGCGGACGCGCAGGTAATCCGCGTGAACCCACGGGTGCGGCTGGTCCGCCGCCACGGCTTGATCGCGCACGAATGCGGGCACTGGGTGCTTCGCATAGAGGGCGACGACAGCGAGAAGGGCGCGCGCTACCTCGCGGGCGCGATGCTCCTACCTCGCTGGGACTTCGACCTCGACTTGAAGCGCACGGCGTGGTCGCTGCTGAAGCTGCGGGACCGCCACCCGAACGCGAGCGCCGAGATGATCGCGCGCCGCATCGTCGAGGTTCGCGAGGCGGTCGCGACGATCATCGACAACGGCCGCGTCACGAGCCGCGTGTTCACGCCGGGTCTGATGGTCGAGCCCCGCCTTCGCCGCGTGTCGCGATGGGAACGCGGCCTCGCGGACCAGGCGCTCGAGGCGGGCGCGGAGGTTCGCGGCGACGAGCTCTGTTACGCGGTACCGCTCGTCGACGGGCCGTGGCGCCGCGTCATCGTGGTCTGCGAGGCCGAGCAGCTCAGCCTGCGGCAGCGATGA
- a CDS encoding helix-turn-helix domain-containing protein, which yields MSDYARELGERLKVAREAAGLTQQRAAADAEVDIGTLSKYELGKVAEPSMAKVRRLALLYGVRVEWLDSGDGPMKHGQERVERDDELGYPEIEAYIEAHPELEPDEIAAARRLRRSGGPDEITYEVVDGFVRGWRARKRGRAIQRPKLTE from the coding sequence GTGAGCGACTACGCGCGGGAGCTGGGCGAGCGCCTCAAGGTGGCGAGGGAGGCCGCCGGACTGACGCAGCAGCGGGCGGCCGCCGATGCGGAAGTCGATATCGGGACGCTCTCCAAGTACGAGCTGGGCAAGGTGGCCGAGCCGTCGATGGCGAAGGTGCGTCGGCTGGCCCTCCTCTACGGCGTGCGCGTCGAGTGGCTCGACTCCGGCGACGGCCCGATGAAGCACGGACAGGAGCGTGTCGAGCGCGACGACGAGCTCGGCTACCCGGAGATCGAGGCCTACATCGAGGCCCACCCGGAGCTCGAGCCCGACGAAATCGCGGCTGCTCGGCGTCTTCGGCGCAGCGGTGGACCCGACGAGATCACCTACGAGGTGGTCGACGGCTTCGTGCGCGGGTGGCGCGCGCGGAAACGTGGCCGCGCGATCCAGAGGCCGAAGCTCACGGAGTAG
- a CDS encoding helix-turn-helix domain-containing protein translates to MGQRLRRARGGMTQVALSEATKINQSTLSKYERGEIEPGIDSIVAIAEATGACIEWLATGVGDPPADSATPDAAA, encoded by the coding sequence ATGGGGCAACGGCTGCGGAGAGCACGCGGGGGGATGACCCAAGTCGCGCTCTCCGAGGCGACGAAGATCAACCAGTCGACGCTGTCGAAGTACGAGCGCGGCGAGATCGAGCCCGGCATCGACTCGATCGTCGCGATCGCCGAAGCGACCGGCGCGTGCATCGAGTGGCTCGCTACCGGCGTCGGCGACCCTCCGGCCGACAGCGCAACCCCGGACGCGGCGGCCTGA
- a CDS encoding DEAD/DEAH box helicase, which translates to MSPPAPAPGHAHRRDRATEQEGQNASEYERFLAGKHVEAPRSPVPHGDLDARLFHFQRDCVRWALERGRAALFEDCGLGKTRQQLEWARHVAAHAGRVLIFAPLAVAQQTIREGANIDVPVAYARDMDEAGAAPIVITNYERLDRFAAALRAGVFAGVVLDESSILKSFMGKTKRALIDACASVPYRLACTATPAPNDHLELGNHAEFLGVMASHEMIARWFINDTSTFGTYRLKGHAVAPFWDWVASWAMCVGRPSDLGYPDDGYALPELTITPHVLDVDLVADRGDRLFRMPDMSATAIHKERRRTATARAAKIGELVARDYDEQWLVWCETDYEADALREVIPEAVDVRGSHALERKERVAIDFADGRTRVLISKPSIFGWGLNFQRCARVAFTGATFSYEGFYQAIRRCWRFGQRRPVHVHVAMASTEASVWKLLTAKSDGHDEMRVQMSAAMRRAQAREAAVQRYRATTPMRLPNWLRSEAA; encoded by the coding sequence ATGAGCCCGCCCGCGCCCGCCCCTGGGCACGCGCATCGCCGCGATCGCGCCACGGAGCAAGAGGGGCAGAACGCCTCGGAGTACGAGCGCTTCCTCGCCGGCAAGCACGTCGAGGCACCGCGCTCTCCCGTGCCGCACGGCGACCTCGACGCGCGGCTCTTCCACTTCCAGCGCGACTGCGTGCGATGGGCACTCGAGCGCGGCCGCGCCGCGCTCTTCGAGGACTGCGGTCTCGGCAAGACGCGGCAGCAGCTCGAGTGGGCGCGCCACGTCGCCGCGCACGCGGGGCGCGTGCTCATCTTCGCGCCGCTCGCCGTCGCTCAGCAGACCATCCGCGAGGGCGCGAACATCGACGTGCCCGTCGCTTACGCGCGCGACATGGACGAGGCGGGCGCCGCGCCGATCGTCATCACGAACTACGAGCGCCTCGACCGCTTCGCTGCCGCGCTGCGCGCAGGCGTCTTCGCGGGTGTCGTCCTCGACGAGAGCTCGATCCTCAAGAGCTTCATGGGCAAGACGAAGCGCGCGCTGATCGATGCGTGCGCGAGCGTCCCCTACCGCCTCGCGTGCACCGCGACGCCCGCGCCCAACGATCACCTCGAGCTCGGCAACCACGCCGAGTTCCTCGGGGTGATGGCTTCGCACGAGATGATCGCGCGCTGGTTCATCAACGACACGAGCACCTTCGGCACCTACCGCCTCAAGGGCCACGCCGTCGCGCCCTTCTGGGATTGGGTCGCGAGCTGGGCGATGTGCGTCGGGCGACCGTCGGACCTCGGGTATCCGGACGACGGATACGCGCTGCCCGAGCTGACGATCACGCCGCACGTCCTCGACGTCGATCTCGTCGCGGACCGCGGCGACCGGCTCTTCCGGATGCCCGACATGAGCGCGACCGCCATCCACAAGGAGCGGCGCCGCACCGCGACCGCGCGCGCCGCGAAGATCGGCGAGCTCGTCGCGCGCGACTACGACGAGCAGTGGCTGGTCTGGTGCGAGACCGACTACGAGGCCGACGCGCTCCGCGAGGTGATTCCCGAAGCGGTCGACGTGCGCGGCTCGCACGCGCTCGAGCGGAAGGAGCGCGTCGCGATCGACTTCGCCGACGGGCGCACGCGCGTGCTGATCAGCAAGCCGTCGATCTTCGGGTGGGGGCTGAACTTCCAGCGCTGCGCGCGCGTCGCGTTCACCGGCGCGACGTTCTCGTACGAGGGGTTCTACCAGGCGATCCGCCGGTGCTGGCGCTTCGGCCAGCGGCGCCCCGTCCACGTGCACGTCGCGATGGCCTCGACCGAGGCGAGCGTGTGGAAGCTGCTCACTGCGAAGAGCGACGGGCACGACGAGATGCGCGTGCAGATGAGCGCGGCGATGCGCCGCGCGCAGGCGCGCGAGGCGGCGGTCCAGCGCTATCGCGCAACGACGCCGATGCGACTCCCCAACTGGCTCCGATCGGAGGCTGCATGA
- a CDS encoding DNA-methyltransferase has product MTHVLDQAEGENWTLYQGDCVEVVRGIPDASIGLSVYSPPFSNLYTYSDSERDMGNSVDDAEFLEHYAFLVRELLRVTRPGRLCLVHCKDLVDYKGRDGRAGLRDFPGELIRIHEAAGWKYHSRVTIWKCPVTEMQRTKAHGLLYKQLRTDSTFSRQGLAEYVLGFRRWAEEGEEVSPVTHTEESFPLDQWQQWASPVWMDIDQTNVLNAAVAREDGDEKHMCPLQLDLIERCIRLWSNPGDVVLSPFAGIGSEPRSAVKLGRRAIGIELKGSYFARAVRELRDCTKQLDLFARAAL; this is encoded by the coding sequence ATGACTCACGTGCTCGATCAGGCCGAGGGCGAGAACTGGACTCTGTACCAGGGAGACTGCGTCGAAGTCGTGCGCGGCATCCCCGACGCGTCGATTGGACTGAGCGTCTACTCGCCGCCGTTCTCCAACCTCTACACCTACAGCGACTCGGAGCGCGACATGGGGAACAGCGTCGATGACGCCGAGTTCCTCGAGCACTACGCGTTCCTCGTGCGGGAGCTCCTGCGCGTCACGCGCCCCGGCCGGCTCTGCCTCGTGCACTGCAAAGACCTCGTCGACTACAAGGGCCGCGACGGCCGCGCGGGACTGCGCGACTTCCCCGGCGAGCTGATCCGCATCCACGAGGCGGCCGGCTGGAAATACCACTCTCGCGTGACGATCTGGAAATGCCCCGTCACCGAAATGCAGAGAACGAAGGCGCACGGACTGCTCTACAAGCAGCTCCGCACCGACTCGACTTTCTCGCGTCAGGGCCTCGCGGAGTACGTCCTCGGATTCCGCCGCTGGGCGGAGGAAGGCGAGGAGGTCAGTCCGGTCACGCACACCGAAGAGAGCTTCCCGCTCGACCAGTGGCAGCAGTGGGCCTCGCCCGTCTGGATGGATATCGACCAGACGAACGTGCTCAACGCCGCAGTCGCGCGCGAGGACGGCGACGAGAAGCACATGTGCCCGCTGCAGCTCGACCTCATCGAGCGCTGCATTCGACTCTGGTCGAACCCGGGAGACGTCGTCCTCTCGCCGTTCGCCGGCATCGGCAGCGAGCCGCGCAGCGCGGTGAAGCTCGGCCGGCGCGCCATCGGGATCGAGCTCAAGGGCTCGTACTTCGCGCGCGCGGTTCGCGAGCTGCGCGACTGCACCAAGCAGCTCGACCTCTTCGCAAGGGCTGCGCTGTGA